Proteins encoded together in one Acidobacteriota bacterium window:
- a CDS encoding M1 family aminopeptidase, whose protein sequence is MSAVATAEVDAFAGQVPTRAPDAEELSLQNFRAAVETAISTVDRNRWLALLSPNANREQSLEFFDAMVLQGITRVVVKERDRAPLPGALPGEGYRLVLEVFQESGNRGRIATWRLDVRRPRGDEFGRQPWRIQAEDRLASIEGLHRLTLQAGKQFAARNLVLQAVDFTLRLPAGDVFVAETAEGVTALVLIGDGTMVFEPAPKEEKGQLRLFAGTETLETPFTAAFVRINPYEFEQRVAENLLTPVPVDLRLLRRGQAIFDEDVARSFNLDLSDLSRDVWSLLPQPGDFVAEVRTRRFDAITYARASGEPEDVSLFQRARRRNISVYASEQKLASRGRFYDEDDLIDYDVIDYDIDAQYYPDREWMEGTTRIKLRVKAHALGVLTLRFADSLNVSSITSDEFGRLMFLRIRNQNSVLVNLPSPVARDFHLTLTVNYSGRLMRTSFQDESVAVSGPALPAPPAPPALPGQRNSQPDDLPFVPAEPKWLLSNRSYWYPQAQVTDFATAHIRFTVPAEYAVVASGVAEPGSPAAAEPVVVGSSGRSVPRVSYSFRSPQPLRYLAVLVSKMNRVDAATVALDITTPPAERALVSVPGDTLAKQIARLQARAFVIPAVGARNTMQLTVDANRRQENKSRDTVALGAEIVRLYASLVGDVPYDALTIAMVEDELPGGHAPGYFAMINNPPPVSQHNWRNDPASFSGFPEFFIAHELAHQWFGQAVGWKNYHEQWLSEGFAQYFAALFARERRGEDAFHDILRQFRRWAVDYSDQGPVYLGYRLGHIKGESRVFRALVYNKGASVLHMLRRFVGDEAFFRGVRRYYADHRFKKAGTDDLRKAMEAESGRNLERFFERWIYDSAIPRLRFSSVQEGEGLVVRFEQAEEVFDVPVTVTVTYADGTTSRHLVTLTEAITEQRLPLAGTFRSVDVNPDGGAVAIIERR, encoded by the coding sequence TTGTCCGCCGTCGCCACGGCGGAGGTGGACGCATTCGCGGGACAGGTACCCACCCGGGCACCCGACGCCGAAGAACTGTCTCTGCAGAACTTCAGGGCGGCGGTTGAAACCGCCATCTCGACCGTGGATCGCAACCGCTGGCTCGCGCTGTTGTCGCCCAACGCCAACCGCGAGCAATCGCTCGAGTTCTTCGATGCCATGGTCCTCCAAGGCATCACCCGCGTCGTCGTCAAGGAGCGTGACCGAGCGCCGCTGCCGGGGGCGCTGCCGGGCGAGGGGTACCGGCTGGTGCTCGAGGTGTTCCAGGAGTCCGGCAATCGCGGCCGCATCGCAACGTGGCGGCTCGACGTCCGGCGGCCGCGCGGCGACGAATTTGGCCGCCAGCCGTGGCGCATCCAGGCCGAGGATCGGCTCGCGTCGATCGAAGGCCTGCACCGCCTGACGCTGCAGGCCGGGAAGCAGTTCGCCGCGCGCAACCTGGTGCTGCAGGCGGTCGACTTCACGCTCCGCCTGCCCGCGGGCGACGTGTTCGTGGCCGAAACCGCCGAGGGCGTGACGGCGCTCGTGTTGATCGGCGACGGCACCATGGTGTTCGAGCCGGCGCCCAAGGAAGAGAAGGGCCAGCTGCGGCTGTTTGCCGGCACCGAGACGCTCGAGACGCCGTTCACCGCCGCGTTCGTGCGCATCAACCCGTACGAGTTCGAGCAGCGCGTCGCCGAGAACCTGCTGACACCGGTGCCGGTCGACCTGCGCCTGCTCAGGCGCGGCCAGGCAATTTTCGACGAGGACGTCGCCCGGTCGTTCAATCTCGACCTGAGCGACTTGAGCCGCGATGTGTGGTCGCTGCTGCCGCAGCCCGGTGACTTCGTCGCCGAGGTGCGCACGCGCCGGTTTGACGCGATCACCTACGCCCGCGCGAGCGGCGAGCCCGAAGACGTCTCGCTGTTCCAGCGCGCCCGCCGCCGCAACATCTCGGTGTATGCGTCGGAACAGAAGCTGGCGAGCCGCGGCCGCTTCTACGACGAAGACGATCTGATCGACTACGACGTCATCGACTACGACATCGACGCGCAGTACTATCCCGACCGCGAGTGGATGGAAGGCACGACGCGCATCAAGCTGCGCGTCAAGGCGCACGCGCTCGGCGTGCTCACGCTGCGTTTCGCCGACAGCCTCAACGTGTCGTCGATCACGAGCGACGAGTTCGGCCGGCTGATGTTCCTGCGCATCCGCAACCAGAACAGCGTGCTGGTCAACCTGCCGTCGCCTGTCGCGCGCGACTTTCACCTCACGCTCACCGTGAACTACTCCGGCCGCCTGATGCGCACGAGTTTCCAGGACGAGTCTGTGGCAGTCAGTGGACCAGCCCTACCAGCCCCACCAGCCCCACCAGCCCTACCAGGCCAACGCAACTCACAACCCGACGATCTGCCGTTTGTGCCGGCGGAGCCGAAGTGGCTGCTGAGCAATCGCAGCTACTGGTACCCGCAGGCGCAGGTCACCGACTTCGCGACGGCGCACATCCGCTTCACGGTGCCGGCCGAATACGCGGTGGTCGCCTCGGGCGTGGCGGAGCCGGGCTCGCCGGCGGCGGCCGAGCCGGTCGTGGTCGGAAGCTCCGGCCGCAGCGTGCCTCGGGTGTCGTATTCGTTTCGTTCGCCGCAGCCGCTGCGCTACCTGGCGGTGCTCGTCAGCAAGATGAACCGTGTGGACGCGGCCACGGTGGCGCTCGACATCACGACACCGCCGGCCGAACGCGCGCTGGTGTCGGTGCCGGGGGATACGCTGGCCAAGCAGATCGCCAGGCTGCAGGCGCGGGCGTTTGTCATTCCGGCGGTGGGCGCGCGCAACACCATGCAGTTGACGGTGGATGCCAACCGGCGCCAGGAAAACAAGTCGCGTGACACGGTTGCGCTTGGCGCCGAGATCGTCCGGCTGTATGCGTCGCTCGTCGGGGATGTCCCGTACGACGCGCTCACCATTGCCATGGTCGAGGACGAACTGCCCGGCGGACACGCGCCGGGCTATTTCGCCATGATCAACAACCCGCCGCCCGTGAGCCAGCACAACTGGCGCAACGACCCGGCGTCGTTTTCGGGGTTTCCCGAGTTCTTCATCGCGCACGAGCTGGCGCACCAGTGGTTCGGCCAGGCGGTCGGCTGGAAGAACTACCACGAGCAGTGGTTGAGCGAAGGCTTCGCGCAGTACTTCGCGGCGCTGTTCGCGCGCGAGCGGCGCGGTGAAGACGCGTTTCACGACATTCTTCGGCAGTTCCGGCGATGGGCGGTCGATTACTCGGATCAGGGGCCCGTCTACCTGGGGTACAGGCTGGGGCACATCAAGGGCGAAAGCCGCGTGTTCCGCGCGCTGGTCTACAACAAGGGCGCCTCGGTGCTGCACATGCTGCGGCGCTTCGTCGGCGACGAAGCCTTCTTTCGCGGCGTGCGCCGCTACTATGCCGACCATCGTTTCAAGAAGGCGGGCACCGACGACCTGCGGAAGGCCATGGAGGCCGAAAGCGGCCGCAACCTCGAACGGTTCTTCGAGCGCTGGATTTACGACTCGGCCATCCCCCGCCTGCGGTTCAGCTCGGTCCAGGAAGGGGAGGGGCTGGTGGTGCGGTTCGAGCAGGCCGAAGAGGTGTTCGACGTGCCGGTGACCGTGACCGTGACCTATGCCGACGGCACGACCTCGCGGCACCTGGTGACCCTGACCGAAGCCATTACCGAACAGCGCCTGCCCCTGGCGGGCACCTTCCGGTCGGTGGACGTGAATCCAGACGGCGGCGCCGTTGCGATAATTGAACGGCGCTAG
- a CDS encoding PP2C family protein-serine/threonine phosphatase, with product MPKAFFKRYTHDLTSDELGKLFTRETPEAYRFFAKGINTAELEGLPWYQKAIKYVQGFFLAFTMRLSPARRLMYGLSLALSVIGLFQLFRGFGLISVPVPVALFFVHIRVPGPLFADGTMWLLAGFLLMNLLVLLEVADRLSLKRDLEVAREIQQAMLPDGTWSGPGVEAFGLTKPANTVGGDFYDILPQPDGTVLVALGDVAGKASPAALLMALLLAILRTLVDEGLPLPALVKRLNLQVARHAPASRFITLFLASYTPATGRLEFVNAGQTPPLLRRQNGSIERLMSGGIALGMFEASEYEAGEVQLNPGDALLMYSDGLTEAESPDGTPFDEAGLERTLALYAGAYQQSAAGDLGRAVFDAVERHRRDQRLADDLTVLVLSRLAIPIA from the coding sequence ATGCCGAAGGCCTTCTTCAAGCGCTACACGCACGACCTCACCTCCGACGAGCTGGGGAAGCTGTTCACGCGCGAGACGCCCGAGGCTTATCGCTTCTTCGCCAAGGGCATCAACACGGCCGAACTCGAAGGCCTGCCCTGGTACCAGAAGGCCATCAAGTACGTGCAGGGCTTCTTCCTGGCGTTTACCATGCGCCTGTCGCCGGCCCGCCGGCTGATGTACGGCCTGTCGCTCGCGCTGTCGGTGATCGGCCTGTTCCAGTTGTTCCGCGGGTTCGGGCTGATCTCGGTGCCGGTGCCGGTCGCGTTGTTCTTCGTGCACATCCGGGTGCCGGGACCGCTGTTCGCCGACGGCACGATGTGGCTGCTCGCGGGCTTTCTGCTGATGAACCTGCTCGTGCTGCTCGAGGTCGCGGACCGGCTCTCGCTCAAGCGCGACCTGGAAGTCGCCCGCGAGATTCAGCAGGCCATGCTGCCCGACGGCACGTGGTCGGGCCCGGGTGTCGAAGCCTTCGGCTTGACCAAGCCGGCCAACACGGTGGGCGGCGACTTCTACGACATCCTGCCGCAACCAGACGGCACCGTCCTGGTCGCGCTCGGCGATGTCGCCGGCAAGGCCAGCCCGGCGGCGCTGCTCATGGCGCTGCTGCTCGCCATTCTTCGCACGCTCGTGGATGAAGGCCTGCCGCTGCCGGCCCTGGTCAAGCGCCTCAACCTGCAGGTGGCGCGCCACGCGCCGGCCTCGCGGTTCATCACCTTGTTCCTCGCGTCGTACACGCCCGCGACCGGCCGCCTCGAGTTCGTCAACGCCGGCCAGACACCGCCGCTGCTGCGCCGGCAGAATGGCTCCATTGAACGGCTGATGAGCGGCGGCATCGCGCTCGGCATGTTCGAAGCGAGCGAGTACGAGGCCGGCGAAGTACAGCTGAACCCTGGCGATGCGCTGTTGATGTATAGCGACGGCCTGACCGAAGCCGAGAGCCCTGACGGCACACCGTTCGACGAGGCCGGGCTGGAGCGGACGCTGGCGCTATACGCCGGCGCCTACCAGCAGTCGGCGGCCGGCGACCTCGGCCGTGCCGTGTTCGACGCCGTCGAGCGTCACCGCCGCGACCAGCGTCTCGCCGACGACTTGACCGTACTGGTCCTCAGTAGGCTGGCGATTCCGATAGCCTGA